The Anaeromyxobacter sp. Fw109-5 genomic interval CGCAAGACGGGGCGGCTCACGGTGGAGCGCGAGGGGGAGCGCGCGGAGATCGCGCTCGCCGACGGGCGGGTGGTGGACGCCACGATGGGCGCCGCGGTGGGCGAGAAGGCGCTGTGGCGGCTCCTCACGCGGCGCGAGGGGCAGTTCGCCTTCCTGCCCGGCGCGGTGGCCGGGCCGCGGCGCATCGACCGGCGCGTGGAGGAGCTGGTGCTCGAGGGGCTCCGCCAGGCCGACGAGATCGCCCGGCTCCTCCCGGCGCTGCCGTCGCCGCGCGACCTGGTCGAGCTCGCCGTGCACGCGAGCGAGATCCCGGCGGGCCTGCACCCGGTCACCGAGGAGGTGGTGGCGCTCCTCGCCGCGCCGCGCCGCTTCCAGGACGTGGTCGATCGTTGCCGCGCCTCCGATCTCGAGGCCATGCGCGCGTCGCTCGCCCTGCTGGAGCATGGCTACGCGCGGCGCCTCGCGCGGCCCGCGGCCTTCGACGCGCCGCCGCTCCTCGGCGCGGCGGAGCTCCACGCGCTGCGGGCGCGCATCGCGCGCGGGCGCTCCTCGGGCGCGCAGGCGGTGGGGAAGGTGGTCGTGGTCGGCGGGGGCCCGCTCGCGCGCCGCGCCGCGCTGCAGCGCTTCCAAACCGTCCCCGGCTTCCACGCCGAGCCCGACCTGCCCGCCGGCTTCGGCACGCTCGGCCGCGTCACGCTGGGCGAGGGCGTGCGCGTGGACCTGACGGAGCTCCCGGGCGAGCGCGGGCTCCGCCCGCTGTGGCGCCCCTTCGCGGCGGGCGCGGTCGGCGCGCTCGTGCTGCTGCCGGCCGAGGAGGAGGCGCCGCTCCTGGCCGAGCTGGCGAGCGGGCTGCGCCTGCCGGTGGTCGTGTGCGGGCCGTCCGAGGCGTCCGTCCCGGCGGCGCTGCGCGACGGGCCCGGCGGGTTCGCGTTCGAGGGCAACGACCCCGCGGAGGGGCTGCGCGCGCTGCTCGCCGGCGCGGGCGCGCGCGCCGCTTCCTACTGACGACCGGGCCGCGCGGCGCGCCGGAGGAGGTGGTGATGCGGATCCCGATCTGGCAGGTGGACGCGTTCACCGAGCGCGTGTTCGCCGGGAACCCGGCGGCGGTGTGCACCCTCGAGCGCTGGCTCCCGGACGAGACGCTCCGCGCCGTCGCCGCCGAGAACGCCCTCTCCGAGACCGCCTTCCTCGTGCGGGAGGGCGGCGAGGGCGGCGAGTACGCCATCCGCTGGTTCACGCCGGAGGTCGAGGTGGACCTCTGCGGCCACGC includes:
- a CDS encoding DUF4388 domain-containing protein, producing the protein MAPARKILIADPDAATVRALAPALRQRGYQVHAARDASRALQIAILRFPDLVLLDERAPLLDPRTFVRILRTNPRTERIPVVLTGENVDPERARLGTFLRKPFNLDEVLARIEQIFRRVDAARAVSSETREIEGNLAQIPIPDLLQVLASNRKTGRLTVEREGERAEIALADGRVVDATMGAAVGEKALWRLLTRREGQFAFLPGAVAGPRRIDRRVEELVLEGLRQADEIARLLPALPSPRDLVELAVHASEIPAGLHPVTEEVVALLAAPRRFQDVVDRCRASDLEAMRASLALLEHGYARRLARPAAFDAPPLLGAAELHALRARIARGRSSGAQAVGKVVVVGGGPLARRAALQRFQTVPGFHAEPDLPAGFGTLGRVTLGEGVRVDLTELPGERGLRPLWRPFAAGAVGALVLLPAEEEAPLLAELASGLRLPVVVCGPSEASVPAALRDGPGGFAFEGNDPAEGLRALLAGAGARAASY